GGAGGATCCTGGTGACAAGAAAGATTAATATTGAAACAATTCAGAATATTGATGCTTATTCAAAGGAACCAAATTTATCCGTAGATGAATTAAAAAAGGCAATGGATATATGCATCGCACAAGTAGATTTAAATATGGATTACTTCAAAGGTAAATTTCCATACTCCTGTGCGAAAGGTGGAATTTATCCGATTATCGAGAATATTGAGTGGACAGATGGATTTTGGACAGGAATGCTGTGGTTGGCATATGAGTATACGGGAGAGGAAAAGTATCGCCAATTAGCGGAGAAAAATATCGAAAGTTTCTACCATCGAGTTAAGAATCGTATTGAACTTGATCATCATGACTTAGGTTTCTTATATTCCTTATCGTGTGTAAGTGGCTATAAGTTAACAGGTAATTCACTCGCCAAGAAAGCTGCAGTACTTGCGGCGGACAAGTTGTTAGAGCGTTGGCAAGAGAAAGGACAATTCCTACAAGCATGGGGTCCTAAAGATAGTCCAGATCATTATCGATTTATTATTGATTGTCTGATGAACATTCCATTATTGTATTGGACAACAGAAGTAACGGGTGATGAGAAGTATGCAAAGATTGCTACAAGTCATTATCAAACAAGTATCTGTAATGTAATTCGTGATGATGCTTCGGCATTCCATACATTCTACATGGATTACAACACAGGTGGTCCATCACATGGAGCAACACGTCAAGGATATAGTGATAGCTCATCATGGGCACGTGGACAGTCTTGGGGTATCTACGGTATTGCATTAAATACACGTTATACAAATAACTTAGAGAATATCTCTCTCTTTAAGGGCATGACAAACTATTTCTTAAATCGTTTACCAAAAGATGATATCTGCTATTGGGATCTTATCTTCGGCGATGGGAGTGAGCAGTCTAAGGATTCTTCAGCAGCGGCGATTGCTATCTGCGGTATCTTGGAGATGGAGAAATTCCTCACTTTAGAAGATCAAAGAGTATATCGTGGCAGTGCTAATCGTATGATGCGTTCACTGATTCAAAACTATGAAACAAAAGAAACAAAGCCGGGTCAACCAATTTTATATCATGGTGTTTATTCATGGCACTCTGGGAAGGGTGTTGATGAAGGAAACATCTGGGGTGACTACTATTTTATGGAAGCAATATTACGTCAATTAAAAAAATGGGATCCATATTGGTAAGGAGGAAAAATGAGCACACCAAATATCGTAATGGCTAGAATTGATGAAAGACTTGTACACGGTCAAGGCGCATTGTGGGTAAAATCATTAGGTGTAAACACCGTGATTGTTGCAAACGATGAAGTTAGTGAAGACCATATCTCACAATCGTTGATGAAGACGGCACTCTCAAGCTCAATTGCAGCGAGATTCTTCTCAGTACAGAAAGTAATCGATGTGATTCATAAAGCTAGCCCGCAACAAACAATTTTCTTAGTTGTAAAGGATTGTCAAGACGCTCTTCGCTTAGTAGAAGGTGGCGTTCCAGTTAAGGAATACAATATTGGAAATATCCATAACGCAGAGGGTAAAGAAAAGATTACACGTTCCATCTTTTTAGGTGAAGAGGACAAAGCTGCTCTACGTAAGATGGTGAATGATTATAACATTACATTTAATACAGTAACAACGCCAGGTGGTAACGATGGCTGTGCACCTGTCGATATTAAAAAATACCTATAAGAAAGAAGAAAGGGGAATTATATGGTAAACATTTCAGTAATCCAAGCCATTTTAATTGGTCTTTGGACAGCCTTCTGCTACTCCGGTATGTTATTTGGCATTTTTACAAACCGCTGTTTAGTATTGAGCTTTGGAGTAGGTGTCATTTTAGGAGACTTACCAACTGCATTATCTGTTGGTGCAATCAGTGAACTTGCATTCATGGGCTTCGGTGTGGGTGCAGGTGGGACTGTTCCACCAAATCCAATCGGTCCTGGTATCATTGGTACACTCATGGCGATTACAATGCCAAATGTAACGCCTGAAACAGCACTATCTTTATCAATTCCATTTGCAGTTGCAATTCAGTTCTTACAGACAGCAATTTACACTGTACGTGCAGGTGGACCACAAGGTGCTATTAATGCGCTAAAGAGACAAGATTTTGCTGGGTTTAGATTACAAGCAAACTTGACAGTGGTATTGTTCGCGGTTGTGGGTTTCTTACTTGGATTTACAGGCTCTGTAGCGATGGAATGGTTGAGTTACGTTGTAGGTCTCATTCCTGAGTGGTTATTAAAGGGCTTATCTGTTGCGGGTGGTATGTTACCGGCAATCGGATTTGCAATGATTATGAGCGTTATGCTAAAGAAAGAATTAATTCCATTTGCAATCATGGGATATATCTTAGCTTCTTACTTAAAGATGCCTGTAATGGGTATTGCATTAGTAGCTGCTGCATTTGCCATCAAATATTTCAATGATGCAAGTAAAAATCAGCCAGTAGCTGCTACAACTGGAAATGGGGATGAACACGATGACTGGATCTAATAAATTAACAAAAGCCGATTATACAAAAACAACGTTACGTGCATATTTCTTACAAAATGGTTTCAACTATACAAACTATCAGGGACTTGGTTATGCTCTTGTTATGTATCCTGCATTCAAGAAGCTATACGGTGATGATAAAGAGAGATTCGCAAAAGAATTAGAGAATAACTCTGAATTCTATAACACAAATCCAAACTTCTTACCATTTATTACCTCTATTCATTTAGCAATGGCTGATAAGGGATATGATTATGAATCAATCCGTGGTATTAAGATGGCATTAATGGGACCATTAGCAGGTATTGGTGACTCATTATCACAATTCTGTATTGCGCCTTTATTCTCAACGATTTTCGCTTCATTAGCACTACAAGGTGTACCGGTAGCTCCATTGTTATTCTTGCTTGCTGAGAATATTACACTGGTACTCATTAAACTTGGCGTGGGTAGTTATGGACGTAAACTTGGTACGGATTTGATTGATAAGCTATCATCTCAGATGAGTACAATTTCAGAAGCGGCAAGTATGATAGGTGTAACAGTTATTGCTGGTCTTGCGGCTACATTTGTTAAGATGAATGTAAATATCACTTTAGCTGCTGGTGCGGTTGAAGAAGGTGTAAAACAGTCTACAGTTAATATTCAAGGAATGTTAGATAAGGTTGCACCTGCGTTACTACCAGTACTATATACATATTTAATGTATTATCTAATTAAGAAGAAAAAATTAAACACTTATATCTTAGTTCTAATTACAGTTGTATTAGGAATTGTTCTTAGTTACTTCAAGATTTTGGCTTAGTTTGAAAAGGGAGCGATAGGCTCCCTACTTTTATATGGAGGATAGAATGATGATAGATATAAAACACATTAAAAAGATGTGCCAGAAAGTTATTGATTATAAAGATATTGATCATATCGTCATTCCTGTCCAAGAACAGAAGACAATCATTGCAAAAGCGGATCTTTTGTTAGATCA
This genomic window from Solobacterium moorei contains:
- a CDS encoding glycoside hydrolase family 88 protein, which translates into the protein MTRKINIETIQNIDAYSKEPNLSVDELKKAMDICIAQVDLNMDYFKGKFPYSCAKGGIYPIIENIEWTDGFWTGMLWLAYEYTGEEKYRQLAEKNIESFYHRVKNRIELDHHDLGFLYSLSCVSGYKLTGNSLAKKAAVLAADKLLERWQEKGQFLQAWGPKDSPDHYRFIIDCLMNIPLLYWTTEVTGDEKYAKIATSHYQTSICNVIRDDASAFHTFYMDYNTGGPSHGATRQGYSDSSSWARGQSWGIYGIALNTRYTNNLENISLFKGMTNYFLNRLPKDDICYWDLIFGDGSEQSKDSSAAAIAICGILEMEKFLTLEDQRVYRGSANRMMRSLIQNYETKETKPGQPILYHGVYSWHSGKGVDEGNIWGDYYFMEAILRQLKKWDPYW
- a CDS encoding PTS sugar transporter subunit IIB produces the protein MSTPNIVMARIDERLVHGQGALWVKSLGVNTVIVANDEVSEDHISQSLMKTALSSSIAARFFSVQKVIDVIHKASPQQTIFLVVKDCQDALRLVEGGVPVKEYNIGNIHNAEGKEKITRSIFLGEEDKAALRKMVNDYNITFNTVTTPGGNDGCAPVDIKKYL
- a CDS encoding PTS mannose/fructose/sorbose/N-acetylgalactosamine transporter subunit IIC, with product MVNISVIQAILIGLWTAFCYSGMLFGIFTNRCLVLSFGVGVILGDLPTALSVGAISELAFMGFGVGAGGTVPPNPIGPGIIGTLMAITMPNVTPETALSLSIPFAVAIQFLQTAIYTVRAGGPQGAINALKRQDFAGFRLQANLTVVLFAVVGFLLGFTGSVAMEWLSYVVGLIPEWLLKGLSVAGGMLPAIGFAMIMSVMLKKELIPFAIMGYILASYLKMPVMGIALVAAAFAIKYFNDASKNQPVAATTGNGDEHDDWI
- a CDS encoding PTS system mannose/fructose/sorbose family transporter subunit IID, encoding MTGSNKLTKADYTKTTLRAYFLQNGFNYTNYQGLGYALVMYPAFKKLYGDDKERFAKELENNSEFYNTNPNFLPFITSIHLAMADKGYDYESIRGIKMALMGPLAGIGDSLSQFCIAPLFSTIFASLALQGVPVAPLLFLLAENITLVLIKLGVGSYGRKLGTDLIDKLSSQMSTISEAASMIGVTVIAGLAATFVKMNVNITLAAGAVEEGVKQSTVNIQGMLDKVAPALLPVLYTYLMYYLIKKKKLNTYILVLITVVLGIVLSYFKILA